A genomic window from Candidatus Schekmanbacteria bacterium includes:
- a CDS encoding cytochrome B5, which yields MKEFTLEELAQYNGKDGKKCYVAYNGKVYDVTDSSFWGDGLHVGMHNAGVDLTSDMDGAPHADEVFEGFEVVGVLK from the coding sequence ATGAAGGAATTTACATTAGAAGAGCTTGCCCAATATAATGGTAAAGACGGTAAAAAATGCTATGTCGCCTACAATGGGAAAGTTTATGATGTTACGGACAGCAGTTTTTGGGGAGACGGATTGCATGTTGGGATGCATAATGCGGGTGTGGACTTGACATCTGATATGGATGGTGCTCCTCATGCAGATGAAGTTTTTGAAGGATTTGAAGTTGTTGGTGTTTTGAAATAG